The genome window tcaatcaatcaatcgatcaataAATTCAGCCAATCCACCCGAGGAGAATGAGCCGTAAACGCTGCCTGTTTCCAACTTTTTAGTTCAATCAGGGGAGACAGCAAGCGAATACGAGAGGGTCGAGCAAGAGTCAGAAAGTAAAGAGCAGTGAGCAACCGGCGGGGATTCCATGGATCGACCGAGCGATGCCGGTGGATGAAGGATTATTCATCGCAGCGCCTCGGTCTGATTGCTTGCAGATAGTCGTGGCCGAGGATTTGCGGcgtgatgatggatgcttGCGGTTCACTGAGAGccgaaaggaagaaaaagtggGACGCCGACAAGAGACAGTGTGTCAAAAGAGAGACACTAGAACTAGACTAGACTCAAAAGCAAGAGAGATAAAATGGAATCACAAATAGAACATTGGAGAATCCAAGGAAAAAGATGGGGCAGGATAAGATAAGCCTGGTCGCATCCACTTTgggtcttctttctcttcttctgccctCCCTCTGATTAGATTGGAGTGAATGTCAATCCACCCGCGATCGGAATCTCCGCCTACAATAATTCTTGAGGGGGGTCATGGAGGAATGAACAAGCAGACAAGCAACCCAATGGCAATGAAAATCCCCCATTCCACAGGAGAATAATGACGGGTCCTGGAGGCATGAGAAAGAGGCTGCAACTGGACCGAGTGCGGGGGATCCTGGGCAAACCCGCCGATCGCTTGTGCTTGTCCCAATTTTCGGACGGGAGCCGTTCATGGTTCCGGTGACTGACTAAAAGATAACCAGTGATTCCGTAGCTAGCCAGCTAACTAGCAAAGATAACCAGCTGCCAGACAGGCTATTGTCAATcggagggaaaaaaagaaaaaaaggctGACGGGGATTGACTTTCCGATTGATTAACCCTCAAGAGTCAAGACAGGTGGCCCTGGTCAACACACGCGCACCACAAGAAAGCATTAACCATAATCTAtcccacacacccacacccccaaTGATGGATGCAGCAGCACGAATAGGCAGCCAGATCACCGTGCGGCATTGCATCATTCATTGAACTTTGTTTTCCCGATTCAGCACCATCCCATCAAGGGGTTCCGCTTCCAGCAATGCAGAAGGGATGAGATCTCTCTCACCGCACCGCACCATATAAAAAGCTGACAGTTGCGCTCGTGCATGGATCTCGTTTGAGAACGGGGTAAAGGATGTCCTCTCGTCCACACCCTTTcctagctgctgctgctgggtcgAAGGGAGCGCGCATGGACCCTTTCGCGGGATGGGAATTtgattgctttttcctcGCCAACTCCGATTTCTTCCAACGTGgattcctccccttccagcCAGAGCAAGAGCAATTGGTCATGATGGTGTGCAGACGAAACCATCCTCCGTCGCCAATTCACCAGTGATCGGATGATCTGGATgggatcagatcagatcccTTGATGGCGATGGTTACCCGTAACGGAAAAAGGTAGGTATGTCGAGCTGACTAACCTTCCCTGCCTTTTGACCGGATTTGTTTCCGTTTCTGTCCCGATCAGGAAGGTCCAAGAACTCATCCCCGTTTTTGCTTCGCCGGTGATTCTCCGCTTCTCAAGGTGGGGGGTGAATCAAGCACGTCCACAGTGAGTCTGTGTTCATTTCTCCAACGGACTCTCCGATGCCGGAGTCCATGCGTCTCCATTTGCGGGGACTCGGCGATGTTGCGAGCATGTCTGCTgtgaagatgacgaggcaGCGGGCGCAAGATTGCATTGAATCTCATCTGACCAAAACCAAAgggactgactgactgttcATGATCCGCATAAAATGGCAGACACAATTTTATTCATCCTCATGCAGGGATTCCCTCTTTGAGCACTAGGGTTAGGGTCCCTGCCAGTCACTCGCCCTGTCTGGAATAAGCTATGAATTAGGCCGATCGGAGGGATCCGCCCATCCTCAGCTTGTTCAGCTCGCTCTTCTCCAGACAGCAACATTCCTCCGACCAGGAGGTTAGCAGTAGAAAGAAGACGGTCTCTGGGGTGTCCTCCACTTCCCCCACTTTGCAGACTCGCTTTCCTCAGCCGACAATGTTCTAGCCCATCTGGTCGCTGCTGGGATGGGTTGCTTCCAACACGCCGTGTGACATGTGTCacatctctttccctcttatCTTCTCGCTTTAACTTGCCATCCATGTCGAGCAGGCGACCAAGCACAGTCCCTACTGTCAATAAGTAAGTTTCAGCACCTTACCTGGGAGGGAGTATAGTAGATCAGCGAGACGAACATCCGccaatccatccagccatcaaccCTGATCGgtcacccatccatccttttAGCGGATCGTAGGGCGATCAAGTGGGATTGTCCTAGCAGGGTTGATGTGACCAGACCTGACCTGCCCACTGCATCCCCCCACACACACTGCGGCGGTCGCGTGTGATGATCGTGCCGAATTAGGTGTAGATAAAAACTGGAAGACGGAGAACAGACCACCGACTGAATCAGGGCGAAAACAAGAACATACAAAGCATAATGCGATTCATGTTTGTTTTTTGCTTAAAGTGCGATCGGATCTCGCTTGCTTGAATAATGGAGGATCTTCCTCTGGTATttctgagctgagctgagctaCTTTTAGTACCAAAGCTACCACCCAATCTTAACCTATGCGTGATAGCCACCCTCGTCACTCGTTCCAAAAGTATTGgcaaccaccacatcaccaCTACCATCACAACCATGCAGGGTGTAGATGCTGTAGAGCAGACATGACagacatgacatgacatgtcTGAAGATGGATTCTACCTCAGGGGAACGCCCCAATCAGACGACCATAGGTTATTGAGGGTTCCGATCTGTCGTGGCGTGCAACAGCAGCGCagtactaccaccacctttACGATATACTCATCTTCCATTGAGAAGAAGTAACTACTGGGCAGTATTTCATTTATCAACACGAGAAAAGATTTACTAGTAAGATAGTCAACTAAGTCAGAATTTAGGTATCGTAGCACTcgcccagcaagcaagcaagcacgcAAGCACCGACGAACCAAACCCGCCATGGAACACACAACATACTGTTATATCGCAACGGTGTTATTAGGGGCTCCCGCCGAGGATTATCTCCCAGTGCtacctactacctacctatctcTTAACCTACTTAATCCCTACGGagttactgctgctgctacggATACAGCCGATTAAGaccgtcgccgccgccgccatgcatgcatcccTACCCTTTCCCATCCTTGTGATGGGGAATAATTAAGAGAAAGGAAtagagggagggaggcatggatggatggacgggtTGATGATAAatgcagcggcagcagcagtagcagcagcagcagccaccgcCAACGATTGGCGGAAGTATCGCGGTGGTCTCGACCGTGTTCTATACTACCGTGGGGCTTGTGACAGCAGTAGGAGCAGCAGttagttaaataaataaccTACTTACAAACTACTACTGTTAAGTAGTGTGTTGTAGTGTAGCCAGCAACACTTGGTCCGTGTGTTCCATTTCTTCCTTACTTAATTCCCTCTACACTCGCTATCTAGATAGTCAATAAGGATGgatctactacgtactataCTAAACTGCGGACCGTTTTCATACCCACATATAGTGGATaaatgatagatagataaatgaACAAGTAAAATGAATGGGGCCAACTTCCACCAGTCGAATATAGAAgattacatacatacataacaaCACCCATAACCAATTAATCATATAAGTAAGCAAGTAAGAAGACTACTTACTCAGTAGAAGTTCTAGTAGTACCCGACAACCTGGAAACACATTCCTATCGACGGAACAAGCTGCCACCAATCTCCGTCGTGGATAGATTCCGCAACTTAACTTGCTTcagaagtagtagatatgtATCCGTAGGTAGTAGATAACTGGTAAGTAACTAAGCAACTAAGTATGGATTGTACCGTACCAAGCATGATGGAAGGTAACTCCCAAGCCACGTACATCAGGTACTAAGTTACTACCGCACTCACTACCCGATTTAACCAAAGCtcaagaaaggaatgaatgtGGTCGTGGCTTGGACAGATTCGCCTCATCCGACCCTCGGATAAAGGGGcgttggtggatggtgggatgAGAGACAAAAGATTGGGGCTTTGTttcgttcgttcgttcgttttttcttctttcttttttcatttttctggGATgcgatggaatggatgggaaCTTACCGACCGACTGGGTTCATCGGTTTGTTTAGTTGTTTTATTTACCTGGGTATAAGGGCCATGGAAagggtggtggtatgatcAGCTGGTGTCTTTTCTACTGTAgggatttttatttttctggaATGAGTTAAATTAGTACTGTGGTttgtgtactccgtacttggTCAAGGGTATACCAAGTAGGGTAGTTGGTATCTTAGTGAAGAGTGCAGTAGAGTGCTTAAAGGGGTAAATAGCTACTTAGGGGAATGAGGAAAGACCGAAGAAAAAGGACAGACGATAGTACTAGAAAGAGCagaagataaagaataaatgAAACGGGAAAAATAATTAACCAGGGCGTGAGGccattaatttattattttcatggGGGTGTTGATTAATAGAGTCAATTAACATTGACtagggaaggagggaggaaaatgaataataaaagaaaaaggagggatggatgaatgtgaGTAAAAtattgtggatggggagggatgtTTGTTCATTGTCATCCAACCCATCACCCACTAGCTCCAGGTGTCAAAGCTCCAGCCTACTGTAAgtaagtcagtcagtcagtactttgctttctttatgggggaaggggggaagaaagagacgaCATGACATGCCTAGTTTTGCTAAGTATCCGCTGGTTATAGTTCAGTCAAAGGAATTGACAGAACTGTTTGACACTGACTGCGGAAATCCTACCCTACTTCTACGTTTCAGTCCCCACTTGcttctggaggagaagaacgagTCAACCTCAGGCTCGtatggggaagagaaaaaaaggcaaaaaggGCGCCGGGAAGCGCTCAGAGACaagaggcagagagagaATGCCATGTCAGGCCGAACCAAAattagcagcagcagcagcaacagcagaagcagcagcagagcgaaagatgggatggatgggtggatgaatggatggcgGTCGAGGGTCTGGAAGAGTTATCCCGCGTCCTCCTCCCCGCTTCTATTCGAGGGCCTCGACCGCTGGAGCCCCGGCGAGATCCAGACTGATTGGCCACCGCCGCCCAGGGAGGCGCGCCCGCTTCCCTGCTGAAGGTGTTGAAGGAGGgtcactccctcctcccagtcGAGGGCCGAGGCCTCCCATCGAACTGGTATTGTAGTAAAATGGATCGGGGAACCCGGTCAGATGCTCTCTCTGTAACTGAAGGTATAGGGGGGCCGTTGCTATGTTATACCACCCTGCTCGAaggtttttatttttattttattttttccccctaCCTATTATTTTgaatcctcaccaccacaacaacacgGGATGCGATCAAATGGTGGTGCTGTCTGTTTGGAACTACTGACGCCGTCTTCCCGATCAAGCACCAGAGAAGCTTGAAATGATTGATATTTCCGGTGCATCTGAAATTTCAAATCCTTTCGAATTCTAATTGCGAGGAACattggttttttttttttttttctttttcttttcctttttcctttcttacTGATCAAGAcaagaaattaaataataaatcaatcataatcataattatcataataataataacacctccatccatccatcccagtGGAAGCCTAAActtaactttttttttctatttctctctcactcactcaccctctctctctccattccGAAAGAAGACAGTCGTGGAAACAAATACCAGAAATATGCATTAAATAAGATAGGCAGTTAAGAATAACAAGAACCAGAGAAATGATAAATCATCCGCTTAACATGGAAAATTAAAAGCCAAATAAATCAGCAACGATTGAGCCAAAGAAGGCACAGACAGTCTGTTTTGCACTGACTGGTAACCGTAGTACTTTTTCCCTGGTCCTCTTGGGGGGGATGTTTTTTTCTGTGTCCAagccccccctcttctctctctctttctctctcttcctctccaactctctctactactaactaactcaCTATTGACGCTgttgtctttctctcttctcattcttgTCTTCATCCTGTCTttattccccctcccccagtTCAAAAGTCCCCTTTTCCCGGGCGGGACCTCCCGCTGAAGCAAACGCGATCAGGATGCGCTCCACGAGGCTTTAATCGGTCAAACAATCCGTCGACAGGGAATTCATTCATCGAGGCCCCAACGAGGCGATCAGGAACAAATCCACCGCCCCGTTCTTTTACTCCTACTGCCATTCCTATTCCTACTACTTCCTCACTACCTctacaactactaccactactaccactgccACTACTTCCAATTCTTCCCcaatctctccctcccccttcgcAGACATTTAGATCCCAATTCCAATTTACAATTTCCCTTTCAATCcctatcctatcctatccCCCTTCTACttcattccttcccctcttcttcctcccgctTCCCCCCCAAAGTCTCAATCTGAAACCTCACCTTCaactccatccattcattcattgattcactcactcatccatccatccactcatccatccatcaccaccactactactccgcCCTTCTCTATTGTCAACTTTCACCCCCTCGCGCTAGATGATCGATCCCGCCCAACTTTAGCcttcccatcttcttctcccttgcaGACGTCCGCCCCTGACATGCACCTGTCGGCTCACTCGACGAGACAGCGCTCGTCGTGCCTTGCCGTCCGTTAGCAGCAGCCCCCACGCCTGCCCGGCAACCATGTCCCCTCCGTCCCTCGCCATTCCGGCCACTTCTCCCGTGGCCGAATCTCTCCATCTCTGGAAGAAACGCTTCGACAAGCGACATCTTTCCACGTAAGCCAATTTCCACCCCCTTGCTTCCTTTCATGATTCGAGTCTCGTGGGGCCGTCGTCTCTTCGTGACTCGTTTGAGTTCCCGTCAACcttgtgtgtctgtgtgtgttgtGCCCGCGGATGATCTACACAAGCCCCATCCCCCATGATAGGATAGATAGTCCGTGCTTTAATACTCTTCCGGAATAGCTAGAGCACGGTGCGGATACAAGACCGTGATCGTTCGTCCCACTGACCATCCGACAGCAACCCAGTTATCGCTACCCTTGATATAGAATACAACGAGCTGGTCCAGTCTTGGAAACGCTTCCAGGataacctcctccccaacgaTCGAGTGCTCTTCCACGAACGTCTGCAAGGTCCCGACGATGTTTTGGACGTCGTCGCCAGCATCGAGCCCGTCTGGACGTCCACGTCCGGACAGCGAATGTTGAGGGAATGTTGCGACGAATTTCGTTCGACCCTGGGCTCACACGGGAGGCTACTGGCCGTTCTACCAAGGAATGAATTGTACTGCTCGATCTTTTACGGCGTCCTGCAATCTCTTCTGAAGGTGAGCCCGGATGTTGTTCgtatccccctcccccagccAATAACTAAATCATGAGTCCCAGGCATCCGCGGGCTATCCCAGAATCATGGAAGGATTGATCAAAGCACTGGTCCAAATCAACCGCCTTATTGCCCCGCCAGCCTCGGGCGAGGCAGTACCGACGACGAAGGACTCCATCAACGCCATTGCCCGCTTCTACACGCtcctattcttctttcttggagAAGTGATGGACTGGTATGTGAGAAAGGCCAAATGCGGGCTTCTGCGGAGCCCCAACCAAGACGTGTACCGTGCCTTTCAACGCCTGATTGGCCAGATTCGACGCAGCGCGAAAAGTATGATGGAAGATCTCACGGACACTATGGACCTCGATGACCCCGACTGCGATAGCTTATGTGAAATGACCCATGACGACTATCGGGGGTGGTTTGAGCGGGCTCGATTGAGCCAGGTGGGTCTTCAGAACGGGGCCCGCCGCTTTGCAGCGCAGAATGCCCTCACCCGTCAGTTGATGTGGGAGATTCATCAGGATGCGGCGGAGCGTAAGCGATTGTTGCAAGACAGAGATGTTCTCCTGGCGCGATTGCTGGACACTGTTAGTCTACAGCTACAGTCCGTGAGTAAACAAAACAGCGGCATTGCCTGTTTGACCACGACCGCTTCCCAGGATTTAGGTAGGGAAGCCAGGCTCACATGGCCCGAACTGCTCGAAGAGCTGACCGTGCACGCATTACAAGACACAGACAGGTTCAACCTGATAAAAGGGGGGCACAAGCACAAGTACACGCGCATGGAACTGCAAATGGCTTCCCAAAAGCTCGAAGACTTCTTTGATGCCGACGACCAGATCCCCGCGCTCGAAGTCGACGTTCCAGTCATTGCGGAAGATAACGTGATGACCTCGCTGAAACAATGGGCGACCGACGCCCACTCACAGGTCCTGGCCGTGGGAGGCCCTCAATCGACAGTCTACCCTAGCCCGGTTCTGCTTGTCTCGACGTGTTACGCCAACTTTGCTCGCAAGGCGGGCTTGCCCGTGATTTCCCACTTTTGCAACCGATCCACCGATGCCGCCAACGAACTGACCTATGAGCAACACCTCATTGCCCTGGCGTACAGCCTGATCCGCCAGTTGATAGAATACCTGCCTCCCGTAGTCGAAAGCCATGCGGGGTGTGACCTGAGCGGCGAGCGATTCAAACCTTTGAACGGCTCGCTGACGTCCTGGAAGGAGGTGCTCTCGCTGATTGATATACTCCTGCACTTTGCGCCACCCCTGCTGGTGTGCGTGATTCATGGGCTCGATGTCATTCAAGATGCGTCGACAGATCCGTACATTCGCTCATTGGTGCGGACCTTTCTGACTCATACGCGGCACCAGCCAGAATTACTGCCAAACGGCAAACAGAGCCAGAGCGTATTACTGAAGGTGCTGTTCACGGTGGCTGGTCGGCCAAGCTCGCTAGTGGAGACATTATCTGAGAACCAGCTCATTCTGCGGGAGTCGAATACGACCGAGGAGCTGGCCCCGACCGACGCCGCCTTGGACGCCGATGTAGGCCCTACGGCCATGATTGCATAGTCATTTCGATGCTTCAGCGACGCCGCATTGCGATTTGAGTttgattattcttttctttcgggTGAAAAATGGGGTCCTCATAGAATACATGCAGGCTGGGAATATTCTTCATGTTTTGGATATAAGATGGATTGATATGGGCTGCTGGATGATGCATTGCTGTGGattctccctttctttcgtAACGTCACCTCCCCTAGAATAAGGGGAGCTTACAGTCgatggtttttctttttttcttttcttttttttctgcatgTTGATGGAGATACTTTTATTGTTTGGGACAGGCACATCTCATCTATCTCGGAAGCACGGAGTATATGATAGGATTGGTTGGGAGGGAGCATTTGGGTGTACATTTGTAATTATAGCAGCTCGACGAGGACATGCATATACGAAGGCTGTTGCTAGGCTGATACTCTGAGTTGCAGTGGCTGTCCTGATCTGGATCAGATTCTCTATTAGCTGTCTTTCCCCGGATTGCTGGGTGTTCTTGGCACCCTCGGGATTCATTTTCCGATGCAGTGCatcccatcttcttccccacaatcgttctttttttttcttctgcatcctCCTCTGGAGTCTGTGCGAGTCAGCCAAGCGAGAATTCTCCACTGACTGCATCTTCCTTTGGTTGTGCGCGTGACCTGCTGTGTTCGGAATTCAACGTGGGAGTGGATCCGGGACTGCACCTCCGTcccagatatatatttattgaaCTCTCTCATGCTGAGGGACAACGCAGTCAACATCAATCGTCTTAAACCATCTCCAACATGGGTTCCAACGGACTTCGCACCAGCTCCAACCGGCTATTTCAGCTGGATTCCGTCAATGTAGAGGACTTCAAGAAAATCTGCTCCCAGACCACCGACCCCAGCACCTACCCGCTGGCCGTGGCCGTGCAGAAGAACATCCCCATCTATGATGCCGCCACCTTCGATCCCCTGAGTGCGGAAACCACCCCGGCTCTCCAAGCAGAATGGCATCACATTCTTGAATCTGGACCGggcatcttcgtcctcaaaGGCATGTACCATCCCTCCCGGTACACAGACACCTTGAACGCCAC of Aspergillus luchuensis IFO 4308 DNA, chromosome 7, nearly complete sequence contains these proteins:
- a CDS encoding uncharacterized protein (TransMembrane:1 (o6-23i)) gives rise to the protein MGDRSGLMAGWIGGLGTVLGRLLDMDGKLKREDKRERDVTHVTRRVGSNPSQQRPDGLEHCRLRKASLQSGGSGGHPRDRLLSTANLLVGGMLLSGEERAEQAEDGRIPPIGLIHSLFQTGRVTGRDPNPSAQRGNPCMRMNKIVSAILCGS
- a CDS encoding uncharacterized protein (COG:S;~EggNog:ENOG410PT8X), which translates into the protein MSPPSLAIPATSPVAESLHLWKKRFDKRHLSTNPVIATLDIEYNELVQSWKRFQDNLLPNDRVLFHERLQGPDDVLDVVASIEPVWTSTSGQRMLRECCDEFRSTLGSHGRLLAVLPRNELYCSIFYGVLQSLLKASAGYPRIMEGLIKALVQINRLIAPPASGEAVPTTKDSINAIARFYTLLFFFLGEVMDWYVRKAKCGLLRSPNQDVYRAFQRLIGQIRRSAKSMMEDLTDTMDLDDPDCDSLCEMTHDDYRGWFERARLSQVGLQNGARRFAAQNALTRQLMWEIHQDAAERKRLLQDRDVLLARLLDTVSLQLQSVSKQNSGIACLTTTASQDLDTDRFNLIKGGHKHKYTRMELQMASQKLEDFFDADDQIPALEVDVPVIAEDNVMTSLKQWATDAHSQVLAVGGPQSTVYPSPVLLVSTCYANFARKAGLPVISHFCNRSTDAANELTYEQHLIALAYSLIRQLIEYLPPVVESHAGCDLSGERFKPLNGSLTSWKEVLSLIDILLHFAPPLLVCVIHGLDVIQDASTDPYIRSLVRTFLTHTRHQPELLPNGKQSQSVLLKVLFTVAGRPSSLVETLSENQLILRESNTTEELAPTDAALDADVGPTAMIA